ACGATTAACTCTAATTATAAGCAATCATCAGCTGCAAAAAAATTAGTTAATAAAGCTTTGAACCTGGCCGTTACCTGGGTTGTAAGTAACACCCTTGCTGTTCGGAGTCGCTGAAGTAAGTGGGCTGTCAGAAGGGACACCATTATTATCAGCTAATACTAATGACTCTACTAAGTGATAGACGCATAAATCGACATTTGGAATATCATTTCCTTCTAAATCAATAACCGTTCCGCCGCCAGTATTTTCAACACTAACCGTATAACGCATTCCTCTAGCATCTTGAGTACCAAGAACATTACGAGGTGCGTTTTGTAAAACGGTGTTGAACACTTCACTACAACGAGCAGTGTTCATACCAGTCGCAGAGTTTCCACCAGTACCCGTTGGGAAGCCAAAACGGTCATCGAGTTGAATAC
The Shewanella sp. KX20019 DNA segment above includes these coding regions:
- a CDS encoding pilin — encoded protein: MRQQQKGFSLIELVIVIVILGLLAATAIPRFLNVTEDAKDASVDGVAGGLATAVSFVRSQWEVDGRNVDNVVLAGARIQLDDRFGFPTGTGGNSATGMNTARCSEVFNTVLQNAPRNVLGTQDARGMRYTVSVENTGGGTVIDLEGNDIPNVDLCVYHLVESLVLADNNGVPSDSPLTSATPNSKGVTYNPGNGQVQSFIN